A window from Ignavibacteriota bacterium encodes these proteins:
- a CDS encoding glycoside hydrolase family 125 protein yields MNNKISRRKFIKNTATISGVSILGIGMTSELFAEKKFISHRPKISERKFVSDAVEKTIVEVKKNIADEELAWMFENCFPNTLDTTVKHEIKNGKPDTFVITGDINAMWLRDSSAQVWPYLSLVKNDETLRKLLAGVINRQTKCILIDPYANAFNYSNEGSYWQSDLTDMKPELHERKWEIDSLCYTIRLAHGYWKETNDTSVFDEDWVKAVKLILQTFKEQQRKDNLGPYKFQRVSAVATDTVPLGGYGNPTKPNGMINSSFRPSDDATIYSYLVPSNLFALQSLKQLQEIFSSVITNNQIIEEIKNLKSELEESISKYSVKEHLNYGKIYAFEIDGYGNMLFMDDANIPSLLALPYLGGINHDDEVYQNTRKFILSDDNPYFFKGKFGEGIGGPHVGLNMIWPLAITMRALTSNDEEEIKNCLAILKKTHGGTGFMHETFHKDDPNNFTRAWFAWANTLFGELILTLYKTKPHLLKLNY; encoded by the coding sequence ATGAACAATAAAATATCACGACGAAAATTTATTAAAAATACTGCAACAATTTCCGGAGTTTCGATTTTAGGAATTGGAATGACGTCCGAATTATTTGCAGAAAAAAAATTTATTTCGCATAGACCAAAAATAAGTGAAAGAAAATTTGTAAGTGATGCAGTTGAAAAAACGATTGTCGAAGTTAAGAAAAATATTGCGGATGAAGAACTTGCTTGGATGTTTGAAAATTGTTTCCCAAATACTTTAGATACAACTGTTAAACATGAAATTAAAAACGGTAAACCCGATACTTTTGTAATTACCGGTGATATTAATGCAATGTGGCTTCGTGATTCATCTGCACAAGTTTGGCCTTATTTATCTCTTGTAAAAAATGATGAAACTTTGCGAAAACTTCTTGCCGGTGTAATAAATAGACAAACAAAATGTATTCTGATTGATCCTTATGCAAATGCATTTAATTACAGTAATGAAGGAAGTTACTGGCAATCAGATTTAACTGATATGAAACCGGAACTCCATGAAAGAAAATGGGAAATAGATTCACTTTGTTATACAATTCGTTTAGCCCATGGTTATTGGAAAGAAACAAATGATACTTCTGTTTTCGATGAAGATTGGGTAAAAGCAGTTAAATTAATTCTGCAAACTTTTAAAGAGCAACAAAGAAAAGATAATTTAGGACCTTATAAATTTCAAAGAGTTTCCGCCGTTGCTACTGATACTGTACCGCTTGGCGGGTATGGAAATCCGACTAAACCAAACGGAATGATTAACTCAAGTTTTAGACCATCTGACGATGCTACAATTTATAGTTATTTGGTACCATCAAATTTATTTGCATTGCAATCCTTGAAACAATTACAAGAAATTTTTTCAAGTGTTATAACAAATAATCAAATTATAGAAGAAATTAAAAATCTAAAATCTGAACTTGAAGAAAGTATAAGTAAATATTCTGTGAAAGAACATTTAAATTATGGCAAAATTTATGCTTTTGAAATTGACGGGTATGGAAATATGTTATTTATGGATGATGCAAACATACCGAGTTTATTAGCTCTTCCATATTTAGGAGGAATAAATCATGATGATGAAGTTTATCAAAACACACGTAAATTTATTTTAAGCGACGATAATCCATATTTCTTTAAAGGAAAATTTGGCGAAGGAATTGGAGGACCACATGTTGGATTAAATATGATCTGGCCTCTGGCAATTACAATGAGAGCTTTAACTTCAAACGATGAAGAAGAAATTAAAAACTGTTTAGCAATATTAAAGAAAACACATGGCGGTACTGGATTTATGCATGAAACATTTCATAAAGATGATCCAAATAATTTTACAAGAGCTTGGTTTGCATGGGCAAATACTTTATTTGGTGAATTGATTTTAACGTTATATAAAACAAAACCTCACTTACTAAAACTTAATTATTGA
- a CDS encoding C69 family dipeptidase, with the protein MKIYFAIKNILLLSIFIFSIEYEIFGQNNLQLDCFTIIVGKNASIDGSVIVAHNEDDWGKQIVNLYRTSEKTHNNDDKIILANGGTLKQINKTNGFIWLELPGMKVADGFINDNGVVVASNGCPSREDKPDSTDGGILYWLRRIVAERANTAKHGVRIAGQLIENYGYVSSGRTYTIADNNEAWVLSAVYGKHWIAQRVPDDQIAVIPNFYTIKNINLSDTLNYLGSSDIISYAVKRRWHNPKESSEFNFAKSYTAITSINHPGNINRIWRGINLLSQKEFKINQEFPFSFNPFKKVDVEDIMEILKDHYENCELDKSEMYKNGDPHYKNYSTICSETTQYSFVVQLRPNMPVEIGTMVWLTYFRPCVNLFAPIYLGIKNFPDGFSFTNAEEALKNHFDPDETIFEKKSDHVYWDFVSANEFVGKDFSSNFPKIKNRNNLLQKDIIRKTKIFENEILNKYSKNKEKALKQIEEFSQKNILEIHKNAISILNDLE; encoded by the coding sequence ATGAAAATTTATTTTGCGATTAAGAATATATTATTGTTAAGTATATTTATTTTTTCAATTGAATATGAAATATTCGGACAGAATAATTTACAATTGGATTGCTTCACAATAATTGTTGGAAAAAATGCATCTATTGATGGATCAGTAATTGTTGCTCATAATGAAGATGATTGGGGTAAACAAATTGTTAATCTTTATAGAACTTCTGAAAAAACTCATAACAATGATGATAAAATTATTTTAGCAAATGGTGGAACTTTAAAACAAATCAATAAAACTAATGGCTTCATTTGGCTTGAATTACCTGGGATGAAAGTTGCAGATGGATTTATAAATGATAATGGTGTTGTTGTCGCATCAAATGGCTGCCCCTCGCGAGAAGATAAACCGGATTCAACGGATGGTGGAATTCTATATTGGCTTAGAAGAATAGTTGCAGAAAGAGCTAATACAGCAAAACATGGTGTTAGAATTGCCGGTCAACTTATTGAAAATTATGGATATGTTTCTTCTGGAAGAACTTACACAATTGCAGATAATAATGAGGCGTGGGTTTTATCAGCTGTTTATGGAAAACACTGGATTGCTCAAAGAGTTCCGGATGATCAAATTGCGGTCATTCCAAATTTCTATACAATAAAAAATATAAATCTTTCCGATACGTTAAATTATTTAGGTTCATCGGATATTATAAGTTATGCAGTTAAAAGAAGATGGCACAACCCGAAAGAATCAAGTGAATTTAATTTTGCAAAATCTTATACAGCTATAACTTCTATAAATCATCCCGGAAATATCAATAGAATTTGGCGTGGTATAAATTTACTTTCACAAAAAGAATTTAAAATCAATCAAGAGTTTCCGTTTTCTTTTAATCCTTTTAAGAAAGTTGATGTTGAAGATATTATGGAAATACTTAAAGATCATTATGAAAATTGCGAACTTGATAAATCAGAAATGTATAAAAATGGTGATCCTCATTACAAAAATTATTCAACAATTTGCAGTGAAACTACTCAATACAGTTTTGTTGTTCAACTTAGACCAAATATGCCGGTAGAAATTGGTACAATGGTTTGGCTAACATATTTTAGACCATGCGTGAATTTATTTGCCCCAATTTATTTGGGAATAAAAAATTTTCCAGACGGATTTTCTTTTACAAATGCTGAAGAAGCACTCAAAAATCATTTTGATCCCGATGAAACAATATTTGAAAAAAAATCTGATCATGTTTATTGGGATTTTGTTTCTGCAAATGAATTTGTTGGAAAAGATTTTTCATCAAACTTTCCCAAAATAAAAAATCGAAATAATTTATTACAAAAAGATATCATTAGAAAAACAAAAATTTTTGAGAATGAAATTCTTAATAAATATTCTAAAAATAAAGAGAAAGCATTAAAACAAATTGAAGAATTTTCGCAAAAAAATATTTTGGAAATTCATAAAAATGCAATATCAATATTGAATGATTTAGAATAG